Below is a window of Halolamina sp. CBA1230 DNA.
ACGAGTGGGAGGCCGACGCCGAGGCGCTGTCCCAGCACTCCTCGTTCCCCGACGACCCCGCGCTCATCGACACCGAGGACCGCCCGAGCGTCGCGGGCGTGCTGGAGTTCGGCGATCCCGACGCGGGCCCGACGCTGATCCTGAACGGCCATCTCGACGTCGTGCCGGCCGACGAGGACGCGTGGTCCTCGGACCCGTTCACGCCGACGTGGGGCGAGACCGACGACGGCGAGGAGACGCTGACCGCCCGCGGCGCGGCGGACATGAAGACCCAAGTCGCGACCTGCGTGTTCGCCGCGCTGGACGCCGCCGACCGCGCCGAGGCCGCCGAGATGGACGGTCGACTCGTCGTCGAAGCCGTCGCCGGCGAGGAGGAGGGCGGCATCGGCGCCGCGGCGGCCGCGCTGTCGAACCCCTACCCGTTCGGGCGCGACGCCGCCATCGTCGCCGAGCCGACCGAACTCAGACCCCTCACCGCCACCGAGGGGACGGTGATGAAACGCCTCGAGATCCAGGGCCGTGCCGCCCACGCGGCCACGCGCTGGCGCGGCGAGGACGTGCTCCCGCACTTCGAGCGCATCCGTGCGGCGTTCGAGGATCTCGAAGCCGAGCGCGGCGAGACCGTCACCCATCCGCTGTACGAGGAGTATCCCGTCCCGTGGCCCATCGTGATCGGCATCGTCGAGGCGGGCAACTGGGCCTCCTCCGTCCCGAGTTCGCTGACCGCCGAGATGCGCTTCGGCGTCGCGCCGGGCGAGACCGTCGACGAGGTGGAGCAGCAGTACGAGGAAGCGCTGCAGGCGGTCGTCGATGCGGACGACTGGCTCTCCGAGCACCCGCCGACGTTCGAGCGGTTCAGCATCCAGTTCGAACCGGCCGAGACCGACCCCGAGGAGCCGATCGTCCGCACGCTCCGGGCGGCGATGCTCGACACCGGGCTCGCGGACACCGACCCCCGCGGCGCGACGTACGGCGCCGACTCCCGGCACTTCGTCGCCGCCGGCATCCCGACGGTCGTGTTCGGCCCCGGCAGCGTCGAACAGGCCCACTTCCCCGACGAAACGATCGTCTGGTCGGACGTGGAGCAGGCCCGGGAGACGATCGCAGAAACCGCGGTCCAGTTCCTTCAGTCGTAACGCTCAGCGAGCGCCTCGGCGACCACGTCGCCGGGCGTGGCGTTCCGCATCGACGCCTCCCGGCGGAGTTCGCGGTACCCTTCGACCGGGAGCGAGAGATCGATCGAGCCGAGGTCGACGCCCTCCTCGCGAAGCGCCTCCTGGGCTGATTCGCCGTCGTTGACACGGCTCGCGAGCGAACGCACCTCCCGGACGGTCAGGTCGTGGTCGAGCACCGCCCACGCGAGGTCGAGCCGCGCGGTACCGTCGACGCGGGCGAGGTGTTTGGCCGCCGAGGGGGCGATATCGCCGCGTGCGACGTGGCGACGGACCGACTGCGGGAGGTCGTGGACCCGCGCCCAGGTCCGGATGAACGACACCGAGACGCCGCCGGCGCGGTCGGCGGCCTCACGGTAGGAGCCGACGCCGCGGACGAGCGCCGCACACGCCGCCGCGCCCCGCAGCATGTCCACGCAGTCGTCCTCGCCCTGACAGCCGGCGAACTCCGCGAGCACGTCGGCGGCGTGGGCGACGCTCTCGGGGTCGTCGGGGTCGAAGTCGATTGCCTCGCTCGCGCGCTCGCCGGTGATCTCCGGGTCGGCGCGCACGACCGGTTCGCCGACCCGCGAATGCCGGTCGGTCGTCGCCGGAACGTCGTCGCCGTCGGGCGGATCGTCCCGGCGATTCCCCCCGGCGCGCTCGGGGTCGGGTTGTGGCATTACCTGCCGGTTCGTTCCCACAGGGGAAAAGACTCCCGCGCCCGAGTGAGTGTACCACACACCCGCCGGAACTCAGAACGTGATGATCTCGTAGTCGTCGTCGACCAGCGACCGAATGCTCGGGTGGCCGTCGTTGTCGTCGAGCTGGACGACGCCGGCGTCCTGTACGGCCTCGTCGACGCCGAAGGCGCCCGAACAGTAGTCACACGCCGACGCCTGGTCGCTGACCGTCGCGTAGAGGTCGTGGTAGTCGTGCTCCTCGTCCTCGAGTTCGGGGATCCACTGGGTCCCCGCGCCGTCGAAGATCAGTTCGAGCTCGTCCTCGTCGTTCTCGGCGAACTCCTTGGCGGCTTCGAGACCGTTCGCGATTCGACCGAGGTTCTCGTGCCCGTCCGTCCCTGCGAGAATCACGATGGCTGCTTTCGTCATGCGGTTCGATCGACGACCGCGAAACGGAAAAGGACGAGCGAACCGTGCAGTAACGGAGTTACGTCCGTGTCACCCGCGGGCTCAGTGGTGGTGATGGTGGCCGCCCCCGCCGCGGGAGAACTGCCCGGAGAACGCGCGCTGGACGACCTCCGGCAGCGCCGGGTGGACGTGGATCGACTCCCGGATATCCCGGACGGTGCCGCTGCCCGCCGTCATCGCCGTCACGACCTCCTGGATCAGCGTCGACGCGTCGGGGCCGACGATGTGACAGCCCAGGATCTCCCCCTCCAGATCGATTAACACCTTCACGAACCCCTCGGCGTGCATCGCGTCCCCGCGGGCGGTCTCGTCGTAGCGGTACGTGTTCGTGGCGTACTCCCGGCCCTCGGCTCGGAGTTCGCCCTCGGTCGCGCCGACGCCGGCAACCTCGGGCGACGCGAACACCGCGAACGGCATCGCCGAGTAGTCCACCGGTTCCGGTTCGTCGCCGAAGACGTTGCGTGCGACGGCCTGTGCCTCGTGGTTCGCGCTGTGTTTCAGGAGGTACTCGCCCACGATGTCGCCCAGGGCCCAGACGCCCTCGGCGTCGGTCCGGAGGTACTCGTCGGTCTCGACGAACCCCTCCTCGTCGGTCTCGACCGCGGTGTTCTCCAGGTTGAGCGTGTCGGTGTTGGGCACTCGCCCGGCGGCGACGAGCAGTTCGTCGCCGGCGACGGTGAGTGGCTCGCCGTCCTCGACGACGCCGGGGTCGACTTCGTCGCCGTCCCCGTACTCGTACGGCAACGCCTCGACCGTGAGCTCGCCGTCCGCTTCCGAAACCTCGGTGACGGCGTAGCCGGTCTGCACGTCGAACCGCTCGCGGTACTGGTCGGTGAACGCCTCGGCGACCTCCCCGTCGGCAGCGGGCAGTAGCTGCGGCCGCCGGCCGACGATCGTCACGTCGCTGCCGAACGTGCCGAAGAACTGGCCGAGTTCGGCCGCGATGTAGCCGCCGCCGACGATCACGAGTCGGTCCGGCGGCTCCTCCAGTTCGAGCGCCTCGGTGCTCGTGAGGTACTCCACGTCCGCGATGCCGTCGATGGCGGGGATGCCGGGACGCGTGCCCGCGGCGATGAGGACGGTCTCCGCGCGGATTCGGGCTCCTGCATCTGCTCCCTCGCCGATCTCGACCGTGCGGTCGTCGACGAACCGCGCCTCACCCTCGAACAGTCGGTGCTGGTCCGAGGACTGCAGCCCGTTCCGGATCGATTCCGAGGACTCAGCGACGTCCTCGTTGACCGCCCGGACCATCTCCGCGAAGTCGACGGTTTCGACGGTCGCGTCGATGTGGAACTCCTCGGCGCTCTCGATCGTCTCGTACACGTCGGCGTGGTAGAGCAACTGCTTCGAGGGGATACAGCCCCGGTTGAGACAGGTGCCGCCGAGGGGGCCTTTCTCCACGACGGCGACGGACTGTCCCCGGTTCGCAGCGACGTTCGCCACGTCGAGCCCGGAGCCTGAACCGATCACCAGAAAGTCGAACTCCTCCATGGCCACCCTACGGGCCCGTGACCCTTCAATCCGAGTTACCGACCGTCTCAGGCCAGCGACGCGCTCGGCTCGTCGGCCTCGACGAGATGTTGCTCGCCCCACTCGTGCATCGCGTCGATCACCGACTCGAGCGACTCGCCGTGTTCGGTGAGCGAGTACTCCGTCCGGACGGGCTTCTCGCTCACGATCTCGCGATCGATCAGCCGCTTCTCCTCCAGATCGTCGAGCACGTCCGAGAGCACCTTGCTGGAGATGCCGTCGACACGCTCCTCGAGTTCGCTGAACCCACAGGGGCCGGCGGCGAGCAGTCGGTCGATCACCACGGGGTGCCACTTCTTCCCGACCAGCGTCGCCGTCGTCGTGACCGGGCACCAGTCCTCGCCCGCACACCAGACCTGGAGTTTCTCGTCGTCGTCCGCGCCACTCGTCATAGCGAGTGAGTAGGGCGACGCCGACTTAGAGGTTACTACTGGTAACTGAGTTACACATCGGTAGCTCGCTGCCGAGCGTTTAGGGGACTGGCGCCGTCCGTCGGCGTATGGAGAGCGAGCGGCAGCGTGCGCTCGCGGTCTGGAGCGTGCTGGTGGTGCCGTTCGTGGCACTCGCGGTGTTCCTGTGGACCCAGCACGACCTGACGCTCGGGTTCGTCGGCGCCTACTGGTTCGCTCCGGTCGTACTGACGATCGTCGGCGTCCTCCCGGCGCCGTGGGGTGCGCTTCGGAAGTGAACATGTTCGGGGGGCCGGCCTTGGTCGTCGGGGACGAACGGTCGACCATGTCCCAGCACGACCACGAGACGCCGGACCCCGTCACCGACCGCGTTCACGACAACTCCTGGTCGGCCAACCTCGAAGGGCCTGAACACGCGGAAGATCGCGAGCGCGTCGTCAAGGGCGCGATCACGGCGGTCGAACACACCGCTCCCGGGAACCACGTCAACCTCGTGACCCACGGCGACCACGGGCATCCGGAGACGTACCTCTACGACGCGCTGGACCACGAGTTCGGCGACGACGTGGACTGGGAGTACGTCGAACAGTGTGGCTGTGGCGGTCACGTCGTCCGCGTCCACGTGAACTGACCCCCGACATCTCCACCCAATGCCACCACGCGACATCGACACCAGCCGACGGCCGTTCGTGCTCGTCTGGGAGATGACCCGGGCGTGTGAACTGGCGTGCAAACACTGCCGCGCGGAGGCCCAGCCCCAGCGCCACCCCGACGAACTCACCACCGCGGAGGGGACGGAGCTGCTCGACGAGGCCCGCGCGTTCGGCGAGGGGCAGTTGGTCGTCCTCTCCGGGGGCGACCCACTGTACCGCGACGACGCCGTCGACCTGATCGAGTACGGCGTCGACCGCGGGCTGGAGATGACGCTCACCCCCAGCGGCACCGCCTCGCTGACCCCGGAACGGATCGAGACGGTCGCCGACGCCGGCCTCCGGCGCCTTGCACTCAGCCTCGACGGCGCCTCCCCCGAGGCCCACGACGGGTTCCGCAAGGAGGACGGGAGCTTCCGGCAGACCCTCGAAGCCGCACGCGCCGCCCGGAACGCCGGGCTCCCGCTCCAGATCAACACGACCGTCTGCGCCGAGACGGTCGACCAGCTCCCGGGGATCCGCGAACTGGTCGACCAGCTCGGTGCGGTGCTCTGGTCGGTGTTCTTCCTCGTCCCCGTCGGCCGCGGGGCGGTGCTGGACCCCGTCTCCCCGGAACGCGCCGACCGTGTGATGGAGTGGCTGGTCGAGGTCAACAGCGAGTCCGACTTCGGGATCAAGACCACCGAGGCGCCGCAGTACCGCCGCGTCGCGATGCAGCGACACCAATCGGCGACCGACAACCCGGACCACGACGGCGTCGGCCGCCGCACCGGGATCACCGCCGGCGACGGGTTCGCGTTCGTGAGCCACACCGGCGAACTGTACCCCTCGGGGTTCCTGCCGGAGGCGGCCGGGAACGTCCGGGCGGAGAGCCTGATCGGGCTCTACCGCGACGCGCCGCTGTTCGAGAAACTTCGCGACCCCGACGCGCTCCAGGGGAAGTGTGGTGCCTGCGAGTTCCGTAACGTCTGTGGCGGTAGCCGTTCGCGGGCGTACGCGACGGCGGGCGACCCGCTCGCGAGCGACCCGCTCTGTCCGTACGTGCCGGAAGGCTACGACGGGCCGCTGCCCAACCCCGCCGACTGACGATGCGGGTCGGCATCGTCGGCGCGGGGATCAGCGGCCTCGCGCTCCACCACCACCTCCGGCAGCGGGGCATCGACAGCGTCGTGTTCGAGGCCGATGCGGAGCCCGGAGGCGTGATCAGCAGTCGGACCGTCGACGGCCGTGTCGTCGAGGACGGCCCACAGCGAACCCGGCTCTCGCCGCCGGTGGCGTCCCTCGTCGAGGCGCTCGACATCGACGACCGGATCGTCGAGGCGACGGACGCGCCGCTGTACGTCTACCGCGACGGCACGCTCCGTGAGGTACCGTTCTCGCTCCGCGAGGGCGTCGCGACCGACCTGCTCTCGCCCCGGGGGAAGCTCCGGCTGCTGCTGGAGCCGCTGACGGGGCCGCCGCGGGGCGAGGAGAGCGTCGAGGAGAGCCTCTCCCGGATGCTCGGCGACGAGGCATCGAAGTACCTCGTCGGCCCGCTGTACGGCGGGATCTACGGCACCCACCCCGACGAAATGCCGATGCGTCACTCGCTGGGGCGGGCACTCGAGAAGCGCGGCGTCGGCCGAAGCCTGCTCGTCGCGGCGGTGCGGGCGCGGCGGCGCGGGTCGACGCCGCCGGTCGCCTCGTTCGATGGTGGCCTCGGGACGCTCCCGCGGGCGCTGTTCGAGCGCCACCACGAGCGCGTTCACCTCGGCACGCCGGTCGAGACGGTTCGCGAGACGGACGACGGGTTCGCGGTGGAGACGCCGGACGGCACGACCGCAGTCGATCACGTCGTCTGCACGACGCCCGCGGACGTGACCGCGGGCCTGCTCGACGCGCTGGCGCCCGAGAGCGCGGCTGCACTCCGGCGGCTCAGCTACAACCCCATGGCTGCCGTCCACCTCGAGTCCGCGGCCGATCTCGATGCTGCGGGGTTCCAGGTCCAGTACGAGGAGCCGTTCCGGACGCTCGGCGTCACCTGTACCGGGACGCTGTTCGATCGCGGGCACCGCCACACGGCGTACCTCGGCGGCGGACGGAACCCCGGGCTGGTCGAACGGTCCGAACCCGCGATCCGCGAGGTTGCCGAACGGGAGTTCGCGGAACTCGCTGGCGTCGAGACGACGGTCGTCGACGTCCACCGCCTCCGCCGCGGGATGCCCGCCTACGACGCGTCGTGGGACGCGCTCGACGACGTGAATCTCCCGGCCGGCGTGCATCTCTGTGCGAACTACGCCGCCAGAGCCGGGATCCCCGGCCGCGTTCGTGAGGCGAAACGGTTGGCAAAGACGCTGGCCGACGCCTGACCGCGGAGATGTTCGTGCCGAGTGTTTTCAACCGCGGCGCCGTAGCGCGGGTATGAACTCGGTCAGCGTCTCCCGGGAGATCGCGGCGCCACCGGACGCGATCCGCGAACGGATGCAGGACGTCGGGGCGTTCATGCGCGCCGCGGGGTTCGACGAGGTGGTCGTCGAGGGCGACCGCATGGAGCTCGAGAACGGCGTCGGGATCGCGACGATCGAACTCACGCTCGAACTGGTCGACGAGCCGGGGACGGCGCTCGCCTACCGCCAGCGCGACGGCATCTTCGAGGAGATGGTGACGCGGTACACGCTCGCGGAGACCGAGAGTGGAACCGAGGTGACCGCCGAGACCGAGTACGCGATCGACGTGGCGCTAGTCGGGAAACTGCTGGATTCGACGGTTATCGAGCGCCAGCGACGGCGCGAACTGGAACAGCAGTTCGACTGGCTGGAACGGGAGCTGGCGGACTGACCGCCGCTCAGACCTCGACGGTCGCGCCGAGGTCGGGCGCCGACGCGTCGTACCCGTCCGCGCGGAGTTCTTCTGCGAACGCCGCACAGCGGTCGCCGTGGTTCACGAGGACCTCGGCGTCCTCGTAGGCGTCGAGGAACCGCCGCAGGCCGTCGTGATCGGCGTGGGCCGAGAAGTCGTACCCCTCGACCCGGGCGCTGACGGGCATCACGCGGCCGTCGATCTCCGCCCGGCCAGTCTCGATCAGTTCGCGGCTGGGGGTACCC
It encodes the following:
- a CDS encoding DsrE family protein, producing MTKAAIVILAGTDGHENLGRIANGLEAAKEFAENDEDELELIFDGAGTQWIPELEDEEHDYHDLYATVSDQASACDYCSGAFGVDEAVQDAGVVQLDDNDGHPSIRSLVDDDYEIITF
- a CDS encoding CGCGG family rSAM-modified RiPP protein; protein product: MSQHDHETPDPVTDRVHDNSWSANLEGPEHAEDRERVVKGAITAVEHTAPGNHVNLVTHGDHGHPETYLYDALDHEFGDDVDWEYVEQCGCGGHVVRVHVN
- a CDS encoding TIGR04053 family radical SAM/SPASM domain-containing protein, with protein sequence MPPRDIDTSRRPFVLVWEMTRACELACKHCRAEAQPQRHPDELTTAEGTELLDEARAFGEGQLVVLSGGDPLYRDDAVDLIEYGVDRGLEMTLTPSGTASLTPERIETVADAGLRRLALSLDGASPEAHDGFRKEDGSFRQTLEAARAARNAGLPLQINTTVCAETVDQLPGIRELVDQLGAVLWSVFFLVPVGRGAVLDPVSPERADRVMEWLVEVNSESDFGIKTTEAPQYRRVAMQRHQSATDNPDHDGVGRRTGITAGDGFAFVSHTGELYPSGFLPEAAGNVRAESLIGLYRDAPLFEKLRDPDALQGKCGACEFRNVCGGSRSRAYATAGDPLASDPLCPYVPEGYDGPLPNPAD
- a CDS encoding helix-turn-helix domain-containing protein codes for the protein MTSGADDDEKLQVWCAGEDWCPVTTTATLVGKKWHPVVIDRLLAAGPCGFSELEERVDGISSKVLSDVLDDLEEKRLIDREIVSEKPVRTEYSLTEHGESLESVIDAMHEWGEQHLVEADEPSASLA
- the hemG gene encoding protoporphyrinogen oxidase — translated: MRVGIVGAGISGLALHHHLRQRGIDSVVFEADAEPGGVISSRTVDGRVVEDGPQRTRLSPPVASLVEALDIDDRIVEATDAPLYVYRDGTLREVPFSLREGVATDLLSPRGKLRLLLEPLTGPPRGEESVEESLSRMLGDEASKYLVGPLYGGIYGTHPDEMPMRHSLGRALEKRGVGRSLLVAAVRARRRGSTPPVASFDGGLGTLPRALFERHHERVHLGTPVETVRETDDGFAVETPDGTTAVDHVVCTTPADVTAGLLDALAPESAAALRRLSYNPMAAVHLESAADLDAAGFQVQYEEPFRTLGVTCTGTLFDRGHRHTAYLGGGRNPGLVERSEPAIREVAEREFAELAGVETTVVDVHRLRRGMPAYDASWDALDDVNLPAGVHLCANYAARAGIPGRVREAKRLAKTLADA
- a CDS encoding M20/M25/M40 family metallo-hydrolase, which codes for MEIRTFTERLLEFPTVDGGEAEAAAWTRERLDELGFETYEWEADAEALSQHSSFPDDPALIDTEDRPSVAGVLEFGDPDAGPTLILNGHLDVVPADEDAWSSDPFTPTWGETDDGEETLTARGAADMKTQVATCVFAALDAADRAEAAEMDGRLVVEAVAGEEEGGIGAAAAALSNPYPFGRDAAIVAEPTELRPLTATEGTVMKRLEIQGRAAHAATRWRGEDVLPHFERIRAAFEDLEAERGETVTHPLYEEYPVPWPIVIGIVEAGNWASSVPSSLTAEMRFGVAPGETVDEVEQQYEEALQAVVDADDWLSEHPPTFERFSIQFEPAETDPEEPIVRTLRAAMLDTGLADTDPRGATYGADSRHFVAAGIPTVVFGPGSVEQAHFPDETIVWSDVEQARETIAETAVQFLQS
- a CDS encoding SRPBCC family protein, which translates into the protein MNSVSVSREIAAPPDAIRERMQDVGAFMRAAGFDEVVVEGDRMELENGVGIATIELTLELVDEPGTALAYRQRDGIFEEMVTRYTLAETESGTEVTAETEYAIDVALVGKLLDSTVIERQRRRELEQQFDWLERELAD
- a CDS encoding dihydrolipoyl dehydrogenase produces the protein MEEFDFLVIGSGSGLDVANVAANRGQSVAVVEKGPLGGTCLNRGCIPSKQLLYHADVYETIESAEEFHIDATVETVDFAEMVRAVNEDVAESSESIRNGLQSSDQHRLFEGEARFVDDRTVEIGEGADAGARIRAETVLIAAGTRPGIPAIDGIADVEYLTSTEALELEEPPDRLVIVGGGYIAAELGQFFGTFGSDVTIVGRRPQLLPAADGEVAEAFTDQYRERFDVQTGYAVTEVSEADGELTVEALPYEYGDGDEVDPGVVEDGEPLTVAGDELLVAAGRVPNTDTLNLENTAVETDEEGFVETDEYLRTDAEGVWALGDIVGEYLLKHSANHEAQAVARNVFGDEPEPVDYSAMPFAVFASPEVAGVGATEGELRAEGREYATNTYRYDETARGDAMHAEGFVKVLIDLEGEILGCHIVGPDASTLIQEVVTAMTAGSGTVRDIRESIHVHPALPEVVQRAFSGQFSRGGGGHHHHH